CTGTCGCCAATTACTTCGCTGATGCCGAATTTTCCTTTCGATTCTGTGAGGTCGACTCCGCCGCTCATGCTGCCTGCCATGCCAAATACATCGGGGTGGCGCAGGGCCAGGTACAAAGCACCATGGCCGCCCATACTCAGCCCGCTGATGGCACGGCCACTGCGTTTGGCCTGGGTAGGATAACGGGCATCAATATATGCAGGCACTTCGCTGGCCACAAAGGTTTCAAATTGAGAAGCAGGTTGCAACGGACTGTTCACATACCAGCTGCTGTAGCCGCCTTCGGGGCACACAATAATGGTTTGGTATTCATCTGCAAGTTCGCTCAGTTGCGGTACCCGCAATATCCAGTTGCTGTGCCAGCCACTGTGCCCGTGCAGCAAATAGAGCACCTGATACGTTAGTTGTGGCTGCATTTCGCTGGGGGTAATAATGGTGCAGGGCAATGACCGCTGCATGGCTTTGCTGAAAATCTGTACAGAATCTACTTTGCCGGCCCATGATAGGCTAGCGGTGCAGAGCAGCATCAATGTCATCCAACAAAGCTTGTATCCAAGGAATTTATTCATGTGGTAAATCTAAGCGCCTATTTTGATGTGTGATTACAGGCGTTCTGTTGGTGATACTCAAAGTATGGATGTATCATCTTTCGGACTTCCGGTCTTCCCGTCTTTCGGACAATGCTATATGTTCTTCCAGTAAATCCATAAACCCCTTCCGATCTATAAACCTTGCGCCCAAACTTTCGAGGTGGGCTGTGTACACCTGACAATCGATGAGCACAATGCCTTGCTGCTGCAACCATTGCACGGCATACATAAAGGCGGCTTTGCTGGCATTGCTCACATGGCTAAACATGCTTTCACCAAAAAACACTTTGCCCAACAAAACGCCGTACAAGCCACCCACCAGCTGGCCTTGCTGCCAGGCTTCAAAACTGATGGCACGGCCCAAGTGATGCAGTTGCGTATACGCATCCTGCATGGCCGGCGATATCCAGGTGCCATCCTGCCCGGGGCGGGGTGTGGTTTTGCAATGGGCCATCACTTCAGCAAAGCACTGGTTGCGGCTAAACTGAAACACATTTCTGCGCAACACCTGCTGCATGCTTTTGCTGATGTTCAATTCATCTGGAAACAGTACAAACCTAGGATCGGGGCTCCACCACAAGGGTACATCACCATCGTACCAGGGAAAGATGCCTTTGCGGTACGCCAGCAGCAACCGTTCGGGGCGCAAATCGCCACCCGCCGCCAGCAGTCCCTCTGCATCGGCAGCAGTTACGGGCGGAAACCAAAGTTTGTCGTCGAGAATGTGGAGCGTTGTCAACCCGGTAAAAATAACACAGATTATACGGCTACGGCTTCAACGGTAGCATTGATACCACGGTCAGTGATGCCTTCAGCCATTACTTTCAGCTCTTCAAAACCGCCATGCTTCACGGCATATTTGCCCCGCATGTGTATAATGAGGGCGCATTGCTCGGCCTGCTCGGCAGAGTGGCCCACAATTTCCATTAGGGCCTGAATCACCCAGTCAAAACTGTTTACGTCATCGTTCCAAACAATGAGACTGTACCCGCCATCCTCCAACACGAGTGTGTCTTCATCAGGCTTCAGTTCGGGGTTTGGTTCGGAGTAAAAAGTAATCATGCGGTTTTAATTGGCGGCAAATTTAGGCAGCAAAGGTTGAAATGTATTGTTAGAAAATGATTGTGTTGAATAGCTTGTTAAAACAGCCTTCAAATGTGCAAATGTGAAAAAGCAGGGCAGAGGCCTGCCAATATTCACGGGTTAATTTGCGTTAGCCTGCTGCTGTAACCTGTCGATGTACGACTGCGTATACACAGTAAGTAATTCATTATGATGCATGTTACCCGTTTCCTGCCCAGGAAAATTGCTACCCTGCCACTTGTTGTTTTGGCTGGCGCAGTGCTTTGGGCAAACAGCGTTGCTGCACAGCACACGTTCATAGTAAAAGACCCGGGCAAGTACCAGCGTTTTCTGGATGCCCGGCAGTGGTTTACTTCCGCCCAGTACAAACTGGCTTATCCGGTGTTTAAAGAGTTGGAGCAGGCTGTAAACACACCTGTAGATATTAACCAACAGTTGTATGTGGAAGAGCTACGTTTTTACATGTTGGCCTGCGAACTGATGGAAGATAACCCTGGTGCCGAACCAAAGGCACAAGGTTATTTGTCGAGCAATGCCGGATCGTATCTCAAAGGGCAGCTTGGTTTTTATCTGGGATCGTATTATTTCCGTCAGCAGCGCTATGCCGAGGCTATCACTGCTTTCGACAAAGCCAATGTAAGCAACCTCAGCAATGAGCAGGTGGCTACCATGCAATTTCAGCAAGGCTACGCTTATTTCACGCAAAAGCAATTTGTGCAGGCAAAGCCTTTGCTCAATTCGGTACGGCAGTCTGCAGCATCACCTTACTATGCCGATGCCAATTATTACTATGGTTTGCTGGCTTTCAACGACAAGCAATACAAAGAAGCACTGCAGAGTTTCGAAGTAGTTCGGTACAATAAAAAGTACGAGGACATGGTGCCGTATTATACTGCCGGCATCAACTATTCCATTGGCGAAAAAGCCA
The Phnomibacter ginsenosidimutans genome window above contains:
- a CDS encoding alpha/beta hydrolase, yielding MNKFLGYKLCWMTLMLLCTASLSWAGKVDSVQIFSKAMQRSLPCTIITPSEMQPQLTYQVLYLLHGHSGWHSNWILRVPQLSELADEYQTIIVCPEGGYSSWYVNSPLQPASQFETFVASEVPAYIDARYPTQAKRSGRAISGLSMGGHGALYLALRHPDVFGMAGSMSGGVDLTESKGKFGISEVIGDSTQWANYSVLHTLKKASAQTLQLIIDCGTEDFFIGGNRALHQNCCTCKCHIPTSKEPAATTGITGAAPSGISCCFLS
- the aat gene encoding leucyl/phenylalanyl-tRNA--protein transferase, with translation MTTLHILDDKLWFPPVTAADAEGLLAAGGDLRPERLLLAYRKGIFPWYDGDVPLWWSPDPRFVLFPDELNISKSMQQVLRRNVFQFSRNQCFAEVMAHCKTTPRPGQDGTWISPAMQDAYTQLHHLGRAISFEAWQQGQLVGGLYGVLLGKVFFGESMFSHVSNASKAAFMYAVQWLQQQGIVLIDCQVYTAHLESLGARFIDRKGFMDLLEEHIALSERREDRKSER
- a CDS encoding ATP-dependent Clp protease adaptor ClpS — protein: MITFYSEPNPELKPDEDTLVLEDGGYSLIVWNDDVNSFDWVIQALMEIVGHSAEQAEQCALIIHMRGKYAVKHGGFEELKVMAEGITDRGINATVEAVAV